Proteins encoded together in one Musa acuminata AAA Group cultivar baxijiao chromosome BXJ3-6, Cavendish_Baxijiao_AAA, whole genome shotgun sequence window:
- the LOC135640314 gene encoding uncharacterized protein LOC135640314 isoform X2, with protein sequence MSPPNVAGQFGDTTYTKVFVGGLAWETQRDTMRKYFEQFGDILEAVVINDKNTGRSKGYGFVTFREPEAAMRACLDPSPVIDGRRANCNLASLGVQRSRPTTPLHGGSRNFRAMKSFQAAGGIQGGMGTAFPSPAATFPAHYAIQQGLPYYVYGFSPYSADYNYPTSYYNMYGGASAQYPLYGGATTGMVAAATGYYPYFQFGQGGGATSTAGAYAQGQGYGMQYPQMFQYSAATTTAAGMNGFGAQLYGVATSLAPSPTAQAVPFNLKQA encoded by the exons ATGTCTCCACCTAATGTGGCAGGCCAGTTTGGAGACACCACCTACACCAAGGTCTTTGTGGGAGGGCTTGCTTGGGAGACCCAGAGAGACACCATGAGGAAGTACTTCGAGCAGTTTGGAGACATCCTGGAGGCTGTGGTCATCAATGACAAGAACACAGGAAGGTCCAAAGGCTATGGTTTT GTGACATTTCGAGAGCCGGAGGCTGCGATGAGAGCTTGCTTGGATCCCTCGCCGGTGATCGATGGAAGGAGAGCTAATTGCAACCTTGCTTCCTTGGGGGTTCAAAGATCTAGACCGACAACTCCTCTTCATG GAGGGAGCAGGAACTTTAGGGCTATGAAATCTTTTCAGGCAGCTGGAGGGATTCAAGGTGGGATGGGAACAGCTTTTCCTTCGCCTGCTGCCACCTTCCCAGCTCATTATGCCATCCAACAAGGCCTTCCTTATTATGTCTACGG GTTCTCACCATACTCTGCCGATTACAATTACCCCACG AGCTACTACAACATGTATGGTGGAGCGTCTGCTCAATATCCACTCTATGGTGGGGCAACAACTGGGATGGTGGCCGCAGCTACTGGCTACTACCCATACTTCCAGTTTGGGCAGGGTGGTGGCGCCACCTCCACCGCCGGCGCGTACGCCCAGGGCCAAGGATATGGCATGCAGTACCCTCAGATGTTCCAATACTCTGCTGCCACCACGACGGCGGCGGGGATGAACGGCTTTGGAGCCCAACTCTATGGAGTGGCCACCTCCCTCGCACCGAGCCCCACAGCACAAGCAG TGCCTTTTAATCTGAAACAGGCATGA
- the LOC135640314 gene encoding uncharacterized protein LOC135640314 isoform X1: MSPPNVAGQFGDTTYTKVFVGGLAWETQRDTMRKYFEQFGDILEAVVINDKNTGRSKGYGFVTFREPEAAMRACLDPSPVIDGRRANCNLASLGVQRSRPTTPLHGGSRNFRAMKSFQAAGGIQGGMGTAFPSPAATFPAHYAIQQGLPYYVYGFSPYSADYNYPTSYYNMYGGASAQYPLYGGATTGMVAAATGYYPYFQFGQGGGATSTAGAYAQGQGYGMQYPQMFQYSAATTTAAGMNGFGAQLYGVATSLAPSPTAQAGMTMALTAPSLPSPTAHHYRLIPSHFTATTAPEQPLA; encoded by the exons ATGTCTCCACCTAATGTGGCAGGCCAGTTTGGAGACACCACCTACACCAAGGTCTTTGTGGGAGGGCTTGCTTGGGAGACCCAGAGAGACACCATGAGGAAGTACTTCGAGCAGTTTGGAGACATCCTGGAGGCTGTGGTCATCAATGACAAGAACACAGGAAGGTCCAAAGGCTATGGTTTT GTGACATTTCGAGAGCCGGAGGCTGCGATGAGAGCTTGCTTGGATCCCTCGCCGGTGATCGATGGAAGGAGAGCTAATTGCAACCTTGCTTCCTTGGGGGTTCAAAGATCTAGACCGACAACTCCTCTTCATG GAGGGAGCAGGAACTTTAGGGCTATGAAATCTTTTCAGGCAGCTGGAGGGATTCAAGGTGGGATGGGAACAGCTTTTCCTTCGCCTGCTGCCACCTTCCCAGCTCATTATGCCATCCAACAAGGCCTTCCTTATTATGTCTACGG GTTCTCACCATACTCTGCCGATTACAATTACCCCACG AGCTACTACAACATGTATGGTGGAGCGTCTGCTCAATATCCACTCTATGGTGGGGCAACAACTGGGATGGTGGCCGCAGCTACTGGCTACTACCCATACTTCCAGTTTGGGCAGGGTGGTGGCGCCACCTCCACCGCCGGCGCGTACGCCCAGGGCCAAGGATATGGCATGCAGTACCCTCAGATGTTCCAATACTCTGCTGCCACCACGACGGCGGCGGGGATGAACGGCTTTGGAGCCCAACTCTATGGAGTGGCCACCTCCCTCGCACCGAGCCCCACAGCACAAGCAG GCATGACCATGGCTCTCACAGCTCCAAGCCTGCCAAGTCCGACTGCTCACCACTACAGACTCATTCCTTCCCACTTCACTGCGACTACAGCGCCAGAGCAACCCTTGGCCTAA